The Rattus rattus isolate New Zealand chromosome X, Rrattus_CSIRO_v1, whole genome shotgun sequence genome has a window encoding:
- the Cysltr1 gene encoding LOW QUALITY PROTEIN: cysteinyl leukotriene receptor 1 (The sequence of the model RefSeq protein was modified relative to this genomic sequence to represent the inferred CDS: deleted 2 bases in 2 codons) translates to MVGAENLTAPFSNNRCHDTIDEFRNQVYSTMYSMISVVGFFGNSFVLYVLIKTYHEKSAFQVYMINLAIADLLCVCTLPLRVVYYVHKGKWFFGDFCHLTTYALYVNLYCSIFFMTAMSFFRCVAIVFPVQNINLVTQKKARFVCVGIWIFVILTSSPFFLSKSYQDEKNNTKCFEPPQDNKLKKNVLILHYVSLIFGFIIPFVTIIVCYTMIILTLLKNTMKKNLPSRRKAIGMIIVVTAAFLVSFMPYHIQRAIHLHFLHSETGSCDSVLRMQKSVVITLSLAASNCCFDPLLYFFSGGNFRRRLSTFRKHSLSSMTYIPKKKASLPEKGEEMCKE, encoded by the exons ATGGTTGGAGCTGAAAATCTGACGGCACCTTTCAGTAATAACAGATGTCATGACACAATTGATGAATTCCGAAATCAGGTGTACTCCACAATGTACTCTATGATCTCCGTTGTGGGTTTCTTTGGCAATAGCTTTGTCCTCTATGTCCTCATAAAAACATACCATGAGAAATCAGCCTTCCAAGTATACATGATTAATCTAGCCATAGCAGATCTACTCTGCGTATGTACATTGCCTCTCCGTGTGGTCTACTATGTTCACAAAGGCAAGTGGTTC TTTGGTGACTTTTGTCATCTCACCACCTATGCCTTATATGTTAACCTCTATTGTAGCATCTTCTTTATGACAGCCATGAGCTTTTTCCGGTGTGTTGCAATTGTCTTTCCAGTCCAGAACATTAATTTGGTTACACAGAAAAAAGCCAGGTTTGTGTGTGTTGGAATTtggatttttgtgattttgaCAAGTTCTCCATTTTTTTTGAGCAAATCTTACCAAGATGAGAAAAACAATACTAAATGttttgagcctccacaggac aacaaactaaaaaaaaatgttttgatctTGCATTATGTGTCATTAATCTTTGGTTTCATCATCCCTTTTGTCACCATAATTGTCTGTTACACGATGATCATTCTGACCTTACtaaaaaatacaatgaagaaAAACCTGCCAAGTCGAAGGAAGGCTATAGGAATGATCATAGTTGTGACAGCTGCCTTTTTAGTCAGCTTCATGCCATATCATATTCAACGAGCTATCCACCTTCACTTTTTACACAGTGAAACTGGATCCTGTGATTCTGTCCTTAGGATGCAGAAGTCAGTGGTCATAACCTTATCTCTAGCTGCATCAAATTGTTGCTTTGATCCTCTGCTATATTTCTTTTCAGGTGGAAACTTTAGGAGAAGGCTGTCTACATTTAGAAAGCATTCTTTGTCCAGTATGACTTACATACCCAAAAAGAAAGCTTCCTTgccagaaaaaggagaagaaatgtgTAAAGAATAA